The following are encoded together in the Sandaracinaceae bacterium genome:
- a CDS encoding protein kinase, whose protein sequence is MSDIDSRVEALVKEGRHQEAADLLMAHEEPGRAAELYAAVWKWDEAIAIAEQSGLLAQAYRHALSAQDRDACGRILGALEAHPEQAVRAAVYAESKGLVLDAARLREAAGEAEAAAGLYEAASEYRDAARCRLALGQPRRAGMLFERRLKEDPEDAETALALGRILAQFGRWDHAVRALQKATEDPSYERPALRLMIACFAAMGLDEAAGSRLDALRVLQRELEPDLPVTVPDFLEREFGDRRGVLALVGKDQDARLLAGRYRVLRPLGAGATGRVMLAHDAFHDREVAVKVLNVGGGAAGRDAFVRFAREARVAAGISHPNVVKVFEFNPEGPFLVMEHMAGGTLADRITAPDESPLAYPPAHTALMARAVLAALEAVHRRGVVHRDIKPANVFFGEGGDVKLGDFGVAHLTDLGATLTGALVGTLAYMSPEQITGSRRPDASTDLYAFGIILFRCLTGRLPFPGPDFVAQHLEMEPPRPSEVAPWLGEDFDPLIGALLQKQTRDRPDSANEVMDLLRALPWDTVEAPPASAPVSEAPAELPGPVLETERYAVIGEGPDGVRIARDELLDRKVELLDADAETRARLRGFARADGPFLQAIYAIDDERGLVVLEHPSGRPLGELGRGSRERAIAQVRGALKRLHAERIAHGAVDGQHVLIGPSRACLRVSIAPASDPQRDWESLDALGGRR, encoded by the coding sequence GTGAGTGACATCGACTCGCGCGTGGAAGCCCTCGTGAAGGAGGGGCGGCACCAGGAGGCGGCGGATCTCCTCATGGCGCACGAGGAGCCGGGGCGCGCGGCGGAGCTCTACGCGGCCGTCTGGAAGTGGGACGAGGCCATCGCGATCGCCGAGCAGAGCGGGCTCCTCGCGCAGGCCTATCGCCATGCGCTCTCGGCGCAGGACCGCGACGCCTGCGGGCGGATCCTGGGCGCGCTCGAGGCTCACCCCGAGCAGGCGGTGCGCGCGGCGGTGTACGCCGAGTCGAAGGGGCTGGTCCTCGACGCGGCGCGGCTGCGGGAGGCGGCGGGCGAGGCGGAGGCGGCGGCCGGGCTCTATGAAGCGGCCAGCGAGTATCGCGACGCCGCGCGCTGCCGGCTCGCGCTCGGCCAGCCCCGCCGCGCGGGCATGCTCTTCGAGCGGCGCCTCAAGGAGGACCCGGAGGACGCGGAGACCGCGCTGGCGCTCGGGCGCATCCTCGCGCAGTTCGGTCGCTGGGATCACGCGGTGCGGGCGCTGCAGAAGGCGACCGAGGACCCGAGCTACGAGCGACCTGCGCTGCGGCTGATGATCGCGTGCTTCGCCGCGATGGGGCTCGACGAGGCCGCGGGCAGCCGGCTGGACGCGCTCCGCGTGTTGCAGCGCGAGCTCGAGCCGGATCTCCCGGTCACGGTGCCTGACTTCCTCGAGCGAGAGTTCGGCGACCGTCGCGGCGTGCTCGCGCTGGTCGGCAAGGACCAGGACGCGCGCTTGCTGGCGGGGCGCTATCGCGTGCTCCGCCCCCTCGGGGCGGGCGCGACGGGGCGCGTGATGCTGGCGCACGACGCCTTCCACGATCGCGAGGTCGCGGTGAAGGTGCTCAACGTCGGAGGCGGCGCGGCCGGTCGAGACGCGTTCGTGCGCTTCGCCCGGGAGGCGCGCGTCGCGGCGGGCATCTCGCACCCCAACGTCGTGAAGGTCTTCGAGTTCAACCCCGAGGGTCCCTTCCTCGTCATGGAGCACATGGCCGGCGGCACCCTGGCCGACCGCATCACGGCGCCGGACGAGTCGCCGCTCGCCTATCCGCCGGCGCACACCGCGCTCATGGCCAGGGCGGTGCTCGCCGCGCTCGAGGCCGTGCATCGACGCGGCGTCGTGCACCGCGACATCAAGCCCGCCAACGTCTTCTTCGGCGAGGGCGGCGACGTGAAGCTCGGCGACTTCGGCGTCGCGCACCTGACCGACCTCGGGGCCACCTTGACGGGCGCGCTCGTCGGCACGCTCGCCTACATGTCGCCCGAGCAGATCACAGGCAGCCGCCGCCCGGACGCGTCGACCGACCTCTACGCCTTCGGCATCATCCTCTTCCGCTGCCTGACCGGACGGCTCCCGTTCCCCGGGCCCGACTTCGTCGCCCAGCACCTCGAGATGGAGCCGCCACGGCCGAGCGAGGTGGCGCCGTGGCTCGGGGAGGACTTCGACCCGCTCATCGGCGCGCTGCTCCAGAAGCAGACCCGCGATCGGCCCGACTCCGCCAACGAGGTGATGGATCTCCTGCGCGCGCTCCCGTGGGACACGGTGGAGGCGCCGCCCGCGAGCGCGCCCGTGAGCGAGGCGCCGGCGGAGCTGCCCGGGCCCGTGCTCGAGACCGAGCGATACGCGGTGATCGGTGAGGGGCCCGACGGAGTGCGCATCGCGCGGGACGAGCTGCTCGATCGCAAGGTGGAGCTGCTCGACGCGGACGCGGAGACCCGGGCGCGCCTCCGGGGGTTCGCGCGCGCTGACGGCCCCTTCCTCCAGGCGATCTACGCCATCGACGACGAGCGCGGCCTCGTGGTCCTCGAGCACCCGAGCGGGAGGCCTCTGGGCGAGCTCGGTCGGGGCTCACGCGAGCGCGCGATCGCGCAGGTGCGCGGGGCGCTCAAGCGTCTGCACGCGGAGCGCATCGCGCACGGCGCGGTCGACGGACAGCACGTGCTCATCGGACCGTCGCGGGCGTGCCTCCGCGTCTCGATCGCCCCTGCGAGCGACCCCCAGCGAGACTGGGAGTCACTCGACGCGCTCGGCGGGCGGCGCTGA
- a CDS encoding cytochrome P450, which produces MTSLFPGPRGLFGLRNLARFVRDQLGFLREMTDVHGDVVELRMLGRPWILLNHPDDIEQVLVREHAKLARDDYADILKRALGEGLLTSDGALWKKQRRLAARAFTPKRIRGYGDRMVDVTAQSVARWRDGDAIDLHAEMSRVTMEVVADALFGVGVGPSDVDTVRGSMEEINAFFANSPEALLRLPPSVPTPRNRRMNAAIAAIDALLFRIIEERRRDPEERDDLLGALLAARDDDGSAMDDAQLRDECVTLFLAGHETTALALAHTFFLLSRHPAVARRMQAEIDGVLGERLPRSDDAKALPYTRQVLEEAMRLYPPAWITGRAVAEPFELRGRTLPAGAQLVVSQWIVHRDPRWFEDPEGFDPGRFAPERAKDRPRFAYFPFGGGPRVCIGNHFAMLEAILLTATIAQRFRLDLLPGERLEFDPSVTLRPKRHVRARLVARQSAALPEAAE; this is translated from the coding sequence GTGACCTCGCTCTTCCCCGGACCGCGTGGCCTCTTCGGCCTGCGCAACCTCGCGCGCTTCGTGCGCGACCAGCTCGGCTTCCTGCGGGAGATGACCGACGTGCACGGCGACGTGGTGGAGCTGCGCATGCTCGGCCGGCCGTGGATCCTCCTGAACCACCCGGACGACATCGAGCAGGTGCTCGTGCGGGAGCACGCCAAGCTGGCGCGCGACGACTACGCCGACATCCTCAAGCGCGCGCTGGGCGAAGGGCTGCTCACCTCGGACGGCGCCCTCTGGAAGAAGCAGCGCCGCCTGGCCGCGCGCGCCTTCACGCCCAAGCGCATCCGCGGCTACGGCGACCGCATGGTGGACGTGACGGCACAGAGCGTGGCGCGCTGGCGCGACGGCGACGCCATCGATCTGCACGCGGAGATGAGCCGCGTGACGATGGAGGTCGTGGCGGACGCGCTCTTCGGCGTGGGCGTCGGTCCCAGCGACGTGGACACCGTCCGCGGCTCCATGGAGGAGATCAACGCCTTCTTCGCGAACAGCCCCGAGGCGCTGCTCCGGCTCCCGCCGAGCGTGCCGACGCCGCGCAACCGGCGCATGAACGCGGCCATCGCGGCCATCGACGCGCTGCTCTTCCGCATCATCGAGGAGCGTCGACGGGACCCGGAGGAGCGCGACGATCTGCTCGGCGCGCTCCTGGCCGCGCGCGACGACGACGGGAGCGCGATGGACGACGCGCAGCTCCGCGACGAGTGCGTCACGCTCTTCCTCGCGGGGCACGAGACCACCGCGCTGGCCCTCGCCCACACGTTCTTCCTGCTCAGCCGCCACCCCGCGGTCGCCCGGCGCATGCAGGCGGAGATCGACGGCGTGCTCGGCGAGCGGCTCCCCCGGAGCGACGACGCGAAGGCGCTGCCCTACACGCGCCAGGTGCTCGAAGAGGCGATGCGGCTCTACCCGCCGGCGTGGATCACGGGCCGCGCGGTCGCCGAGCCGTTCGAGCTCCGCGGCCGCACGCTGCCCGCCGGGGCGCAGCTCGTCGTGAGCCAGTGGATCGTGCATCGCGATCCGCGCTGGTTCGAGGATCCGGAGGGCTTCGACCCGGGTCGCTTCGCGCCAGAGCGCGCGAAGGACCGCCCGCGCTTCGCCTACTTCCCCTTCGGCGGCGGGCCGCGCGTCTGCATCGGCAACCACTTCGCCATGCTCGAGGCGATCCTCCTGACCGCGACCATCGCGCAGCGCTTCCGCCTCGATCTCCTGCCGGGCGAGCGCCTCGAGTTCGACCCCTCCGTCACGCTGCGCCCCAAACGCCACGTTCGCGCCCGCCTCGTCGCGCGCCAGAGCGCCGCCCTCCCCGAGGCGGCCGAGTAG
- a CDS encoding universal stress protein, translating into MTTHVDPRRPHVILVGTDFSEASMLAVRQAWHLATQRADAQLHVAHVADDARGLRRKTDALRHQDALLREMPAKVRAHAVQQAQAGQLAPLHQPLGVHVRLGDPVDGLLQLAADLDAAMLVVGSHGKTGIARWLGSVSERLVKAGRLPVLVSRPRDLTTMAKSERLEPPCPDCVAARHASSGERWWCEVHARPHVETHVYSSTQRVDFAKPAADFEGALRPASNA; encoded by the coding sequence ATGACCACCCATGTAGACCCGCGTCGGCCTCACGTAATCCTCGTGGGGACCGACTTCAGCGAAGCGTCCATGCTCGCGGTACGGCAGGCCTGGCACCTGGCGACCCAGCGCGCGGACGCCCAGCTCCACGTGGCCCACGTCGCCGACGACGCGCGCGGCCTGAGGCGGAAGACGGACGCCCTCCGCCACCAGGACGCGCTGCTGCGCGAGATGCCGGCGAAGGTGCGCGCCCACGCGGTCCAGCAAGCGCAGGCCGGGCAGCTGGCCCCGCTTCACCAGCCGCTGGGCGTGCACGTGCGCCTCGGCGACCCGGTCGACGGGCTGCTCCAGCTCGCCGCCGATCTCGACGCGGCCATGCTCGTCGTGGGCAGCCACGGCAAGACGGGGATCGCGCGCTGGCTCGGCTCGGTGTCCGAGAGGCTCGTGAAGGCAGGCCGACTGCCGGTCCTGGTGAGCCGCCCGCGCGACCTGACGACGATGGCCAAGAGCGAGCGGCTCGAGCCGCCTTGCCCGGACTGCGTCGCGGCCCGGCACGCCTCGAGCGGCGAGCGCTGGTGGTGCGAGGTGCACGCGCGCCCGCACGTCGAGACCCACGTGTACAGCTCGACCCAGCGCGTCGACTTCGCCAAGCCGGCCGCCGACTTCGAGGGCGCGCTCCGACCGGCGAGCAACGCCTGA